From Thermodesulfobacteriota bacterium, a single genomic window includes:
- a CDS encoding response regulator — MTIGDIIHRFFGKNMIAIWLRKQKQKIFTRSEQKAKQYLDIAGVIILALDMDGNITLINELGLKVLGYRKEEMLGKNWFRTCLPDRIQQEVLDVHRQLMQGEIAQAEFYENIILRKDGGERIISWHNAVSRNSNGEITGTLSSGEDITKRKQVEKALLESEKKYRSIFENAVEGFFQSTPEGRFINVNPAFARMLGYTSPEELISAISDIATQVYTDPKDRDRYRQLLKESGSVDIFESKVQRKDGSHIWVSESARAIFDENGKIVRYEGNMSDITKRREAEMELKEINDQLEQAIASANQMAMEAEMANMAKSAFLANMSHEIRTPMNGILGFADLLLEEELSLEQREAAETIKKSGENLLSLINNILDLSKVESKKIELETIPFNLESLILDVGELVRTNIGEKPVEINCQIGDIHTNLMGDPTRLRQIITNLTGNAIKFTQEGEIVIGVTTSKEDGQEVTLTFYIRDTGIGIPPDKVETIFESFTQADDSTTREYGGTGLGLTISKKFAELMGGEMWVESPADSQTSCDSHPVNVGPGGGPGSVFYFTAVFKKDVRASKQPVPLNIDSLKGKSILIVDDNETALMVAAEIVKRAKMVPVLAKSGEEALDLLKEKPLVNGHSSSETQKANDHYPEAALIDIALPGISGHELASKISARTGGKTKMIALSGNLFSGASAESKKAGFSGFLPKPVRPKILMDLIRTILGSGEKQPQDIVTQHSVKEAVSHDIRILYAEDNQVNQLLGKKMFKRMGYNNVEIVPDGLIAVNRVKENSHYDIIFMDLQMPNMGGLEATGAIRKWETKSSDDRSPLAEQGDKPSTHIPIVALTANAMKGDRGMCIEAGMDDYMTKPFKREDIQAMISKWVSKVKAEPLVPKKAKILLVEDDEKMRNSIIRLLRKEMPATTVMTAEDGIDASAKLGSFAPDLILTDIMMPRMDGAEFVRYVRKTDRYAKTKIIALTVLHQDDSRVLDIIDVGVENVIYKTNTNEDIVLALKNALGA; from the coding sequence ATGACTATAGGGGACATAATTCATCGATTTTTTGGCAAAAATATGATTGCTATTTGGCTGCGTAAGCAAAAACAAAAGATATTTACCCGGAGTGAACAAAAAGCCAAACAATACCTTGATATTGCCGGTGTAATCATTTTGGCCTTAGACATGGATGGAAATATCACCCTGATCAACGAACTCGGGCTAAAAGTCCTTGGCTATCGAAAGGAAGAAATGCTGGGGAAAAACTGGTTCAGGACCTGCCTGCCAGATCGAATTCAACAAGAGGTTTTAGATGTTCACCGTCAATTAATGCAGGGTGAGATAGCGCAGGCCGAATTCTACGAAAATATAATCCTAAGAAAGGATGGCGGCGAAAGAATCATTTCCTGGCACAACGCCGTTTCTCGAAATTCAAATGGTGAAATCACCGGCACGCTAAGCTCAGGAGAAGACATCACCAAGCGGAAGCAGGTGGAAAAGGCCCTGTTAGAAAGCGAAAAAAAATATCGAAGCATTTTTGAAAATGCCGTCGAAGGATTTTTCCAGAGCACACCGGAAGGTCGTTTTATCAATGTTAACCCAGCCTTTGCCAGGATGCTTGGTTATACATCTCCTGAAGAGCTCATTTCCGCCATTTCCGATATTGCAACACAGGTCTACACAGACCCTAAAGATCGAGACCGGTATCGGCAACTTCTTAAAGAGTCTGGATCCGTAGATATTTTCGAGTCCAAGGTCCAGCGTAAAGACGGTTCGCATATATGGGTATCCGAGAGTGCCCGCGCTATTTTTGATGAAAACGGCAAGATCGTCCGCTACGAAGGCAATATGAGTGACATCACCAAGCGTAGAGAGGCCGAGATGGAGCTCAAAGAAATTAACGATCAGCTTGAACAGGCCATTGCAAGTGCAAACCAGATGGCGATGGAAGCTGAAATGGCAAATATGGCCAAGAGCGCGTTTTTGGCCAACATGAGCCATGAAATACGTACTCCTATGAACGGAATACTCGGCTTTGCAGATTTACTCCTTGAAGAAGAATTGTCCCTGGAGCAGCGGGAAGCTGCTGAAACCATAAAAAAGAGCGGTGAAAATCTTTTAAGTCTGATCAATAACATCCTCGATCTTTCCAAAGTGGAAAGCAAAAAAATAGAACTTGAAACCATTCCCTTTAACCTGGAAAGCCTGATACTTGATGTGGGTGAGCTGGTCAGAACAAATATCGGCGAAAAGCCTGTTGAAATAAACTGTCAAATTGGCGACATCCATACCAACCTGATGGGTGACCCCACCAGGTTAAGGCAAATCATCACCAATCTTACCGGAAATGCGATCAAATTCACCCAAGAGGGAGAGATTGTAATCGGCGTCACCACCTCTAAAGAAGATGGCCAAGAAGTGACACTTACCTTTTATATAAGAGACACCGGTATAGGTATTCCCCCCGATAAGGTGGAGACTATTTTCGAATCATTTACCCAAGCGGATGACAGCACCACCAGGGAATACGGAGGAACCGGCCTGGGACTGACCATTTCTAAAAAGTTTGCCGAATTGATGGGTGGCGAAATGTGGGTCGAAAGTCCGGCGGATTCTCAAACATCATGCGACAGTCATCCAGTCAATGTTGGTCCTGGTGGTGGCCCTGGAAGTGTTTTCTATTTCACCGCCGTATTTAAAAAAGATGTTCGAGCTTCAAAGCAGCCTGTGCCCCTTAACATTGATTCCCTTAAAGGAAAGTCGATACTTATTGTCGATGACAATGAAACCGCCCTTATGGTCGCAGCAGAAATAGTCAAAAGAGCAAAAATGGTGCCGGTATTAGCCAAGAGCGGCGAAGAAGCACTTGATCTCCTGAAAGAAAAGCCCTTGGTCAACGGGCATTCATCATCAGAAACACAAAAAGCAAATGACCATTACCCTGAAGCGGCTCTGATCGATATTGCCCTGCCGGGTATATCCGGCCATGAACTGGCAAGTAAAATATCCGCACGAACCGGCGGCAAAACCAAGATGATCGCCCTGTCAGGCAATCTTTTTTCAGGTGCCTCGGCTGAATCTAAAAAGGCCGGCTTTTCCGGTTTTTTACCCAAACCTGTACGCCCAAAAATTTTGATGGATTTGATTAGAACAATTCTTGGCTCAGGAGAAAAACAGCCTCAAGATATTGTTACCCAACACAGCGTTAAGGAGGCTGTCTCCCACGATATAAGGATCCTCTATGCAGAAGATAATCAGGTCAACCAACTGCTGGGAAAAAAGATGTTCAAGCGTATGGGATATAATAACGTAGAAATCGTTCCTGACGGCCTTATAGCGGTAAATCGAGTCAAAGAAAACAGCCATTATGACATTATCTTTATGGATCTGCAGATGCCGAATATGGGGGGTCTGGAAGCCACAGGCGCCATTAGAAAGTGGGAAACCAAGTCTAGCGATGATCGTTCACCGCTTGCAGAACAAGGCGACAAACCATCAACTCATATACCGATTGTGGCACTTACCGCAAATGCCATGAAAGGAGATCGGGGGATGTGTATTGAGGCCGGCATGGATGACTATATGACCAAGCCGTTTAAACGTGAAGATATTCAAGCAATGATCAGCAAGTGGGTTTCCAAAGTCAAAGCAGAGCCGCTGGTTCCTAAAAAAGCAAAAATACTCCTGGTTGAAGATGATGAGAAGATGCGAAATTCCATCATCCGTCTTCTGCGAAAAGAAATGCCGGCCACCACAGTAATGACCGCCGAAGACGGCATCGATGCCTCCGCCAAACTGGGTAGTTTTGCGCCGGACCTAATACTTACAGATATTATGATGCCGCGCATGGATGGAGCGGAATTCGTCAGGTACGTCCGCAAAACCGACCGATACGCAAAAACAAAAATAATCGCATTGACCGTGCTGCATCAGGATGATTCACGGGTTTTGGATATTATAGATGTCGGGGTTGAAAATGTCATTTATAAAACCAACACAAATGAGGATATTGTTTTAGCTCTAAAGAATGCTCTTGGGGCTTAA
- a CDS encoding Hpt domain-containing protein, with protein sequence MELEKLAKNLGLDQEDIRELFELYVETTTTDLAELKGAIEANDAQLAHTRAHSIKGASGNLGLDEMYDLAKQIDDRARVNSLAGLEELTHTLEQKYNRLVIEFKEIDPP encoded by the coding sequence ATGGAACTTGAAAAATTAGCAAAAAATCTGGGCCTTGATCAGGAGGACATCAGAGAACTATTTGAACTTTATGTAGAAACCACCACCACGGATCTTGCTGAACTAAAAGGAGCCATTGAAGCAAATGATGCACAGCTTGCTCATACAAGGGCCCATTCCATAAAAGGTGCATCAGGAAATCTCGGCCTCGATGAAATGTATGATCTGGCAAAACAGATTGATGACCGCGCACGAGTAAACTCTTTAGCTGGACTGGAGGAGCTGACACATACCCTGGAACAAAAATACAACCGCCTGGTAATCGAATTCAAAGAAATCGACCCACCATAA
- a CDS encoding response regulator, with protein sequence MKILIVEDDPVSQKLLEKIVLREGYEAILTNNGKSAFEIVKKEAVEMVITDWMMPKMDGLKLCREIRQAHLSRYLYVILLTAKDHPEDVLAALDAGADDYMTKPFNPDELKARILSGKRIIELEESQKKTNAQLLQSEKMASVGQLAAGVAHEINNPTGFVSSNLKTLTDYQHDLNNLLKHYRKLVVDLKESHREKLSSTVEKQLEQISSLEDGADIDFILKDIMDLIGDCREGTERIKKIVHDLKDFAHPGEDKIQSVNINDGIETTLNVVWNELKYKATVTKKFGKLPMVKCYPQQLNQVFMNLLVNAAQAIEKQGQISISTWADNGFVEIEIKDTGSGIDKKHLGRVFDPFFTTKDVGKGTGLGLNVAYNIIKKHNGTIDVKSQVGNGTVFRIRMPVT encoded by the coding sequence ATGAAGATCCTTATCGTAGAAGATGATCCGGTTTCCCAAAAACTTTTGGAAAAAATAGTCTTGCGTGAAGGCTATGAAGCAATCCTGACAAATAACGGGAAAAGTGCATTCGAGATTGTTAAAAAAGAAGCGGTTGAAATGGTCATTACCGACTGGATGATGCCGAAAATGGATGGACTCAAATTATGCCGGGAGATCAGGCAAGCACACCTTTCCAGATATCTTTATGTTATTTTACTGACAGCCAAAGACCATCCTGAAGATGTCTTAGCAGCGCTTGATGCCGGTGCGGATGACTATATGACAAAGCCGTTTAATCCTGATGAACTAAAAGCCAGGATACTTTCCGGTAAGCGTATTATCGAGCTGGAAGAGAGCCAGAAAAAGACCAACGCCCAACTTCTCCAATCTGAAAAGATGGCTTCGGTGGGCCAGCTTGCCGCAGGTGTGGCCCATGAAATCAACAACCCAACCGGATTTGTAAGCAGTAACCTGAAAACATTGACTGATTATCAACATGATCTTAACAACCTGTTAAAGCATTACAGAAAATTAGTTGTCGATTTAAAGGAAAGCCACCGGGAAAAGCTGTCTTCCACCGTGGAAAAGCAATTAGAGCAGATTTCAAGCCTTGAAGATGGAGCTGATATCGATTTCATCCTGAAAGATATTATGGACCTGATTGGAGATTGCCGAGAAGGAACCGAGCGGATTAAAAAGATCGTCCATGACCTGAAAGACTTTGCTCATCCCGGGGAAGATAAAATTCAATCCGTAAATATAAATGATGGGATTGAAACAACACTGAACGTGGTATGGAACGAGCTTAAATACAAGGCCACTGTTACTAAAAAATTCGGCAAGCTGCCCATGGTCAAATGCTATCCCCAGCAGCTTAACCAGGTTTTTATGAATCTGTTGGTAAATGCTGCACAGGCCATAGAAAAGCAGGGACAAATCAGCATTTCGACCTGGGCCGATAACGGGTTTGTGGAAATAGAAATAAAAGATACCGGATCAGGGATTGACAAAAAACACCTTGGCAGGGTTTTCGATCCGTTTTTTACCACCAAGGATGTGGGTAAAGGAACGGGGCTGGGCTTAAACGTTGCATATAATATTATTAAAAAACATAACGGAACCATTGATGTGAAAAGCCAGGTGGGGAACGGGACTGTTTTTAGAATTAGAATGCCGGTTACCTGA
- a CDS encoding HDOD domain-containing protein — protein sequence MDSKAIMKRLERMEDLPTLPPILIKVNRLLEDVNTSAKSLSDTIGKDQSMVVKILRLVNSAFYGFRSRISDISNAVVLLGFNTIRNAVISVSIIKPFSGKNNLEGFDITEFWKHSIAVAVTSKRLAEKCRIESPDNCFVAGLLHDIGKLVLSQHFPDLFARIWITAQKENLTFYEAEKREISLNHPIIGSFLAKRWQFPDHLVDAVKCHHAVRKDVSNYELLLIVYGADMIVNHYAVTPEKTIDISAVHPDAVEMLQFCLKNTSEWYVTLKEEIESACHFFLKQEE from the coding sequence ATGGATTCTAAAGCAATCATGAAAAGGCTGGAGCGGATGGAAGATCTTCCAACCCTCCCACCCATCCTTATCAAGGTAAACCGTCTGCTGGAAGATGTTAACACCTCCGCCAAATCACTGAGTGACACCATAGGAAAAGACCAGTCCATGGTGGTAAAAATATTAAGACTGGTTAATTCCGCTTTTTACGGCTTTAGGTCCAGGATAAGCGATATTTCCAATGCCGTGGTGCTGCTGGGATTTAACACCATCAGAAACGCTGTGATCTCTGTTTCTATCATCAAACCGTTTAGCGGAAAAAATAACCTGGAGGGCTTTGATATAACCGAGTTCTGGAAACATTCGATTGCGGTAGCCGTGACAAGCAAAAGACTTGCCGAAAAGTGCCGTATTGAATCTCCGGATAACTGCTTTGTTGCCGGCCTACTTCATGATATCGGCAAATTGGTTTTATCACAGCATTTTCCAGATCTTTTTGCCAGGATATGGATAACAGCTCAGAAAGAAAACCTCACCTTTTATGAAGCGGAAAAAAGGGAAATTTCGCTAAACCATCCCATAATAGGAAGCTTCCTGGCAAAAAGATGGCAGTTTCCGGATCACCTGGTTGACGCGGTTAAATGTCATCATGCGGTTCGAAAAGACGTTAGCAATTATGAGCTGCTTCTCATTGTTTACGGAGCCGATATGATTGTGAATCACTATGCAGTGACACCCGAAAAAACCATCGACATATCCGCTGTGCACCCTGATGCAGTTGAAATGCTGCAATTTTGCCTGAAAAACACCAGCGAGTGGTATGTCACGCTTAAAGAAGAAATCGAATCTGCTTGTCACTTTTTCCTTAAACAAGAGGAATAA
- a CDS encoding response regulator, with the protein MKQNRHTVLCVDDDKNILRSLIRLLRKENYRLLTASCGEEGLKVLEKNEVHMVISDQRMPNMSGTEFLAALKEKYPDVLRIILSGYTEVDSITESINKGHIYKFLLKPWNDENLKLEIKQALEQYDLIQANKKLHEKVVRQNNALKQINQNLEKLVLERTKTLEIQNQALELSRAILEELPFPVIGISAEGMIALANKATMALSFNGEHINVGGSLADFFSNEVERTVTEVLTSGTPCLIEGYRLAELTCDIDLIPLSGRFSDKGIILTLKEYEIK; encoded by the coding sequence ATGAAACAGAATCGTCACACAGTACTATGTGTGGATGACGATAAGAACATCCTGCGATCATTAATACGCCTGTTAAGAAAAGAAAACTACAGGCTGTTAACCGCATCTTGTGGTGAAGAAGGGCTTAAAGTTCTGGAAAAAAATGAGGTCCACATGGTCATATCCGACCAGAGGATGCCGAACATGAGCGGTACGGAATTTCTGGCTGCTTTAAAGGAAAAGTATCCTGATGTTCTAAGAATAATACTTTCCGGTTATACGGAGGTGGATTCCATTACTGAATCCATAAACAAGGGGCATATTTATAAATTCCTGTTAAAACCCTGGAACGATGAGAATTTAAAACTGGAAATCAAACAGGCCCTTGAACAGTACGATCTTATCCAGGCCAATAAGAAACTTCATGAAAAGGTGGTCCGGCAAAATAATGCACTAAAACAGATTAACCAAAACCTGGAAAAGCTGGTACTAGAAAGAACGAAAACCCTTGAAATTCAAAATCAGGCCCTGGAACTTTCCAGGGCAATACTTGAAGAACTACCTTTTCCGGTAATTGGTATCAGCGCAGAAGGTATGATTGCTTTGGCCAATAAAGCAACGATGGCCCTATCGTTCAACGGCGAACACATCAATGTCGGAGGGAGTCTAGCGGATTTTTTTTCAAATGAGGTGGAACGCACAGTGACCGAAGTGCTCACATCGGGTACACCCTGTTTAATTGAAGGATACCGGCTGGCCGAATTGACATGTGACATTGATTTAATCCCCCTTTCCGGAAGATTTAGCGACAAGGGAATCATTCTTACCTTAAAGGAGTATGAGATAAAGTAG